A window of Dorea formicigenerans contains these coding sequences:
- a CDS encoding DUF6040 family protein encodes MKSRSEQEQLEEEIKDVRDQNSKLQIQVNKSSVEAVDEAQKKQKEAEKKIEQAESKARNEKKRAELEIRKAKKEVKDRTESMKSIEYFWGMGYITVVLFAILQNGAFQHDFIDFFMAPFMWYVRFCKWLVYPTYDNGFNQKIAYTGGEVWVIRILAIVAVLFIMGIIMVIIMETIKQYKKMWNEISQMFLIGSLSGIAVLGDVTRKYLPVNLILLFILINMGIMLLRIYLRKKFDYM; translated from the coding sequence TTGAAGAGCAGGAGCGAGCAAGAGCAGCTCGAAGAAGAAATAAAAGACGTTCGGGACCAGAACTCTAAATTGCAGATACAGGTTAATAAATCATCTGTTGAAGCAGTAGATGAAGCACAGAAGAAACAAAAAGAAGCAGAGAAAAAGATAGAGCAGGCAGAATCCAAAGCCCGTAACGAAAAGAAACGTGCTGAGCTGGAAATTCGTAAAGCGAAAAAAGAAGTAAAGGACAGAACGGAAAGCATGAAGTCTATAGAATATTTCTGGGGAATGGGATACATTACGGTAGTCCTGTTTGCAATTCTACAGAATGGTGCTTTTCAACATGATTTCATAGATTTTTTTATGGCTCCATTCATGTGGTATGTTCGATTTTGTAAATGGCTGGTATATCCAACTTATGATAATGGATTTAACCAGAAAATAGCATATACAGGTGGGGAAGTATGGGTTATCAGGATTCTGGCAATCGTAGCTGTGCTTTTCATAATGGGAATCATAATGGTGATAATTATGGAAACAATAAAACAATACAAAAAAATGTGGAACGAAATTTCACAAATGTTTTTGATTGGAAGCCTTTCAGGGATAGCAGTGCTTGGGGATGTAACTAGAAAATATCTGCCGGTGAATTTGATTTTGCTATTTATACTCATTAATATGGGTATCATGCTACTCAGAATATATCTTCGGAAGAAGTTTGATTATATGTAA